The following nucleotide sequence is from Tardiphaga sp. 709.
CTCGGCAAGGCCAAGGTCACCATCAACGGCATGGCCAAGGGCGCGGGCATGATCGCGCCGGACATGGCGACGATGCTGTCCTTCATCTTCACGGATGCGCCGATCAGCGCACCCGCATTGCAGGCACTGCTGAAGGCCGGCGTGGAAGATTCGTTCAACGCGGTGACCATCGACGGTGACACCTCGACCTCGGACACTCTGCTGATGTTCGCGACCGGCGCCGCAGCCGCGCAGGGCGCACCGAAGATCACCAAGGCCAGCGATATCAGGCTGAAGCCCTTCGTGAAGGCGCTGAACGTCATTCTCAACGACCTCGCCGAACAGGTCGCACGCGACGGCGAAGGCGCGCGCAAGCTGGTGGAAGTCGTCGTCGAAGGTGCGACGACCAAGGCTTCGGCGCGGAAGATCGCCATGTCGATCGCCAATTCGCCGCTGGTGAAAACGGCAATCGCCGGCGAAGATGCCAATTGGGGCCGCGTGGTCATGGCTGTCGGCAAGGCCGGCGAGCCCGCCAATCGCGACAAGCTCTCGATCTCCTTCAACGGCATCCGCGTCGCCAAACTGGGCGCACGCGATCCGTCCTATGACGAGACCGAAGTGTCCAACGCGATGAAGAATCCGAAGGTGCAGATCAAGGTCACCCTCGGCCTCGGCAAGGGCCGCGACCGCGTGCTCACCTGCGACCTCACCAAGGAATATGTCGCCATCAACGGTGACTATCGGTCGTGAGACTCCTCACGGTCGTCGCATGGGCTTTGATCCTGTCGTCTGGCCAAGGCCAGGCGCAGGAGACCATGACCGACCGGGAGCAGATGCTAACCCGCAGCACCAAGGCGGGTCAGGAAGTTGGCATCGGCTTTGCGGTGCGCTGGAACAAGAATTGCGAACCAGTGCTGCCGCGGCTTTCCATCGTCACGCCGCCAAGCCATGGCAGCCTGTGCGGCAGGACGATCACGGTCACGATACGCAAAAATCTCGTCACCGACGATCAGACCTGTGTCGGGCGACGCACGCGAGCGCTCCAGGTGATCTACACACCCCGCGCCGACTTCTCCGGGCCGGATACGGTGGACTATATGATCGACTGGCGGCGCTTTCGTACCAGGACACATGTCGATATTCAGATCGCTCCGGCGACCGAGCCACTGGCGAAGCCCGCCAATATCGAGACTGCTCCGGGAAAGCCGGGCGATATGATCGTTCCTTGCGCGCCGCTGATGTCGGCCGCGCCCAACTATCGCGAGACCATATGAAACTCGTTCTCGTCGTCGCCTGCGCATTGATCGATCCCGACGGCCGCGTGCTGATCGCGCAGCGGCCGGAAGGCAAGGCGCTGGCCGGCCTGTGGGAATTTCCCGGTGGCAAGCTGGAGCCCGGCGAACGCCCGGAAGCGGCGCTGATCCGCGAGCTCGATGAAGAACTCGGGATCTCCGTGAAGGAAGCCTGCCTTGCGCCGCTGACCTTCGCCAGCCATGCCTATGAGGATTTCCACCTGTTGATGCCGCTCTATATCTGCCGGCGCTGGGAAGGCCTCGCGATCTCCAGGGAAGGCCAGAACCTCGCCTGGGTGCGGCCGAACAAGCTACGCGACTATCCGATGCCGGCTGCGGATATCCCGCTGATCCCGCATCTGATCGATCTGCTCTAGGGCTTCAGCCGCTTCACCGCGTCGGCAAGACTTGCCTTCGCCGAACCCGGCTTCAGCGGCTTCTGCTGGCTCTCATGCGGCGCCCAGCCGGAGAGCCAGATGATGTCGAACGTCGCGCGGATGCGGCCGTCCGGATCGGCGAAACGCTCGCTGTAGATCTGCGCCATACGCAGCAGGGTCGCGCGGCGGAGCGGCGCCCGGCGGCGCTCGACCAGTACATTGGTGGCGCCCATCCTGCGCAGATCCTGCATCAGACCGAAGGCGCTGTCGTAGCGCACCACGACGCGATCGACATCGGTCACCGGCAGCGCAAATCCCGCGCGCTGCAACAATGCGCCGACATCGCGCAGATCGGCCATTGGTGCGACGCGCGGCGAGATGCCGCCTTCGCGTTCGGCTTCCGCCGCGGCGAAGGACTGCCGCAGCTCGGTCAGCGTGTCGCCGCCGAGCATTGCGGCCAGCAGCAGACCATCAGGCTTCAGCGCGCGGCGGATCTGCGCCATGACGCCGGGCAGATCGTTAACGAAGTGCAGCCCGAGCGCGGAGATGACGAGATCGAGCGACGCCGGCGCGAGATTGAGACCATCGCTTTCGACGTCGGGCACGTCGGCATGTGTGAGATGGCCGACACGCCCGGCCACGACGTCATGCAGACGGTTGCCCGGCGTCGCGACGTCAGCGGCATTGTCGAACTGGCGCAGCACCGCCTGCAATCGCTCGTCCATGTCGGCGATGACACGATCCAGCAGGAAATTCTCGGCGCCCAGCCGCGATGCACGCGCCTGCCGCGCTCGCAGCAGAGCGCGATCGAACAGAATAGGTGCGGCATTCGGGGTCTGAGCCATGCGGCTTGGTACGCCGAAGACAAGGGATCTGGCAATCCGTACACTTAGTCCCTCATGGTGAGGAGGCGCATTTGCGCCGTCTCGAACCATGAACTCGCCTGGCTCCATCCTTCGAGACGCGGCCAAGTTGCCGCTCCTCAGGATGAGGCCTGAGATTGTTGCTTGAGAGTCATCAAGGCCCGCTCTAGCCTTCAACCATGGACGCAGAGGCGACAGTGTCATGGTCCCTCCCCGCGCAATTGCGCGGCGCGCTGAGGCTTTGCCGGTCTGCATGGACGCAAACCGCCCGTCTTGCGCTCGACATCGCGCTGCCGACGCTCTGTGTCGCCTGCCGGGAACCCGTCGCCGACGAAGGGGTCTGCGCGGCCTGCTGGGGCAAGCTGTCCTTCATCGCGCCGCCGTTCTGCAGCCGGCTCGGCATCCCCTTCGTCTACGATCCCGGCCCGGGCATCCTGTCGATGCAGGCGATTGCCGATCCACCCGCGTATCAGCGCGCCCGCGCAGCTGTGCGCTATGACGATGTCGCCCGCACGCTGGTGCATCAGTTGAAATATCATGACCGGACAGACCTCGCGCCAATCATGGGTCGCTGGATGGCACGTGCGGGGAAGGAATTGCTAGCGGATGCCGATATTCTGGTGCCGGTGCCGCTGCATTGGCGGCGCGGCTTCAGCCGGCGCTTCAACCAGTCCGGCGCGCTGGCACGGGCAATCGGCCGGCAGAGCGGCGTTGCTATATCCCGCGACGCCTTGCGGCGAATACGCCCGACCGAACACCAGATCGGCCTTTCGCGCACCGAGCGCGCCAGTAATGTCCAAGGCGCCTTCAAGGTCCCGCCTGAACGCCGGGCTGAAATCCAGGGCCGCCGCGTCATTCTGGTCGACGACGTGCTGACTTCGGGTGCCACGACGGACGCCTGCGCACGGGCACTGCTGCGCGCCAAGGCCGCCCAGGTCGACGTGTTGGTCTTTGCGCGGGTTGTGGAGGCCCACAAGGTCCCCATATAATCAGACACTTCCCTGCGAACCGGAGCACCAGATGGCCGCCGCGATTGAAATCTACACCCGCCCCGGCTGCGGCTATTGCAGCGCCGCGATCTCGCTGCTCCAGCGCAAGAAAACTGCATTCACCCATTTCGACACCGCGACCGATCCGAAGCTGCGCCAGGAAATGTTCGACCGTACCTATCCCGGCGCCACCTTCCCGCAGATTTTCATCGGCGGCACTCTGATCGGCGGCTGCGACGATCTCTACGCATTGGACCGCGAAGGCAAATTTGACGCCATGATCGCAGGCGAGAAGGCCACCTCATGAGCCAGACATCCCCGACGTCCGAGCCCCAGACCTTCACCGCCGCCATGGTGCAGATGCGCACCGGCTTGCTGCCCGAGGCCAGCCTCGAACAGGGCCGGCATCTGATCCGCGAAGCCGCGCTCGCCGGCGCCGACTATGTGCTCACGCCGGAAGTGAGCAACATGATGCAGCTCAACCGCACGGCGCTGTTCGAACATCTGCGTCCGGAGGAAGACGACCTCTCGCTGAAGGCCTATCGCGCGCTCGCCGCAGAGCTGAATATCTACCTGCATATCGGATCGCTGGCCGTGCTGGCCAATCCGGAACGCGCCGCCAATCGCTCGTTCCTGATCGGACCGGATGGCAATGTCCTGGCGAGCTACGACAAGATCCACATGTTCGACATCGACCTGCCGAACGGCGAGAGCTATCGCGAATCCGCGAATTATCAGCCGGGCGAGACCGCCGTCATCTCCGATCTCCCCTGGGGCCGCATCGGCCTGACCATCTGCTACGATGTGCGCTTCCCGGCGCTGTACCGCGCATTGGCCGAAAGCGGCGCGTCGTTCCTCACCGTGCCCTCGGCTTTCACCCAGAAGACCGGCGAAGCCCATTGGCACACGTTGCTGCGCGCCCGCGCCATCGAGACCGGCTGCTTCGTCTTTGCGGCGGCCCAGGGCGGCGTGCATGAGAACAAGCGTGCGACCTATGGACACTCGCTGATCATCGACCCATGGGGCGTGGTTCTGGCCGAAGCGACCGGCGTCGAGCCGGGCTTCATTCTGGCCAAGATCGATCCTGCGAAGGTGACGGAAGCGCGCAAGACCGTACCGTCCCTGCAGCACGGCCGCCGCTTCAGCGTCAGCGATCCCAAATCGGGCCCTGACTATCTGCACCTTGTCCGGCAAGCGACATGATCCGTTACGACCTGCGCTGCGAGAAGGGCCATGCTTTCGAAAGCTGGTTCCAGAGTTCCGGCGCCTATGACTCCCAGGTGAAGCGTAAGCTGGTGAATTGCCCGAA
It contains:
- the argJ gene encoding bifunctional glutamate N-acetyltransferase/amino-acid acetyltransferase ArgJ; translated protein: MAKPSPVSPLAPTDVPEMPAIAGVRLATAAAGIRYKGRTDVLLAVMDKGTTAAGVFTKSKCPSAPVEWCRAVLKNGKAQALVVNSGNANAFTGKTGKASTKLTGDIASKAVGCKPNEIFLASTGVIGEPLDATKFNGVLATLAESAGPDGWMDAAKAIMTTDTFPKVATATVKLGKAKVTINGMAKGAGMIAPDMATMLSFIFTDAPISAPALQALLKAGVEDSFNAVTIDGDTSTSDTLLMFATGAAAAQGAPKITKASDIRLKPFVKALNVILNDLAEQVARDGEGARKLVEVVVEGATTKASARKIAMSIANSPLVKTAIAGEDANWGRVVMAVGKAGEPANRDKLSISFNGIRVAKLGARDPSYDETEVSNAMKNPKVQIKVTLGLGKGRDRVLTCDLTKEYVAINGDYRS
- a CDS encoding (deoxy)nucleoside triphosphate pyrophosphohydrolase, which produces MKLVLVVACALIDPDGRVLIAQRPEGKALAGLWEFPGGKLEPGERPEAALIRELDEELGISVKEACLAPLTFASHAYEDFHLLMPLYICRRWEGLAISREGQNLAWVRPNKLRDYPMPAADIPLIPHLIDLL
- a CDS encoding methyltransferase domain-containing protein produces the protein MAQTPNAAPILFDRALLRARQARASRLGAENFLLDRVIADMDERLQAVLRQFDNAADVATPGNRLHDVVAGRVGHLTHADVPDVESDGLNLAPASLDLVISALGLHFVNDLPGVMAQIRRALKPDGLLLAAMLGGDTLTELRQSFAAAEAEREGGISPRVAPMADLRDVGALLQRAGFALPVTDVDRVVVRYDSAFGLMQDLRRMGATNVLVERRRAPLRRATLLRMAQIYSERFADPDGRIRATFDIIWLSGWAPHESQQKPLKPGSAKASLADAVKRLKP
- a CDS encoding ComF family protein translates to MDAEATVSWSLPAQLRGALRLCRSAWTQTARLALDIALPTLCVACREPVADEGVCAACWGKLSFIAPPFCSRLGIPFVYDPGPGILSMQAIADPPAYQRARAAVRYDDVARTLVHQLKYHDRTDLAPIMGRWMARAGKELLADADILVPVPLHWRRGFSRRFNQSGALARAIGRQSGVAISRDALRRIRPTEHQIGLSRTERASNVQGAFKVPPERRAEIQGRRVILVDDVLTSGATTDACARALLRAKAAQVDVLVFARVVEAHKVPI
- the grxC gene encoding glutaredoxin 3 — encoded protein: MAAAIEIYTRPGCGYCSAAISLLQRKKTAFTHFDTATDPKLRQEMFDRTYPGATFPQIFIGGTLIGGCDDLYALDREGKFDAMIAGEKATS
- a CDS encoding carbon-nitrogen hydrolase family protein, with protein sequence MSQTSPTSEPQTFTAAMVQMRTGLLPEASLEQGRHLIREAALAGADYVLTPEVSNMMQLNRTALFEHLRPEEDDLSLKAYRALAAELNIYLHIGSLAVLANPERAANRSFLIGPDGNVLASYDKIHMFDIDLPNGESYRESANYQPGETAVISDLPWGRIGLTICYDVRFPALYRALAESGASFLTVPSAFTQKTGEAHWHTLLRARAIETGCFVFAAAQGGVHENKRATYGHSLIIDPWGVVLAEATGVEPGFILAKIDPAKVTEARKTVPSLQHGRRFSVSDPKSGPDYLHLVRQAT